Proteins encoded in a region of the Acetobacter oryzifermentans genome:
- a CDS encoding PepSY-associated TM helix domain-containing protein has translation MTIHIATLWPDRRTLWRWHFFAGLFCLPFVAFLSLTGAVYLFKPQIDDWIDWRYDHLLTVQSPSPKRDVQAALSAVPQGAFLAYELPRTSQSAARILVSRPEGEAVRVYVDRNTHTVLKTVLEENRFERLVFRLHGQLLLGNMGSVIMEMVASWTIVLIVTGLLLWWPRGQNGLAGVVYPRLGIKGRTRWRDLHAVTGVWASVFLVLFLVSGLPWSFVWGHTLQSVENTVGRLTSVKDWEIGAVPAATVIAGHPVGQSQKQPATGSMDMPGMDMPTVSTSFPEEDLVSSLDTVVQTASTLSLPAPVIITPSGSMWTVRSDTQNRPLRESVTVTPDGHVQAHTTFAQKGLIDRIIGYGVAAHEGQLFGKMNQAINFLVATGLLMMSSAATVLWLKRKPVGTLGVPPAMPSQRYGIVGIMTLVILGLLLPELGAALLVLTLANRMFAR, from the coding sequence ATGACCATACACATTGCCACTCTCTGGCCAGACCGCCGCACGCTCTGGCGCTGGCATTTCTTCGCAGGGCTGTTCTGCCTGCCTTTTGTGGCTTTTCTCTCTCTGACCGGAGCGGTTTATCTCTTCAAACCCCAGATTGATGACTGGATTGACTGGCGATATGACCATCTGCTCACAGTTCAGTCGCCCTCTCCCAAGCGTGACGTTCAGGCTGCTTTATCAGCAGTGCCGCAGGGGGCTTTCCTGGCTTATGAACTTCCGCGGACTTCGCAGAGTGCCGCACGTATTCTGGTCAGCAGACCAGAAGGAGAGGCCGTGCGGGTCTATGTGGACAGGAACACCCACACTGTTCTGAAAACTGTTCTGGAAGAGAACAGATTTGAGCGTCTGGTTTTTCGGTTGCACGGTCAGTTGCTGCTGGGCAATATGGGTTCTGTCATTATGGAAATGGTTGCATCATGGACCATTGTGCTCATTGTGACAGGCCTACTGCTCTGGTGGCCTCGCGGTCAGAATGGACTGGCAGGCGTTGTTTATCCACGCCTTGGCATAAAGGGACGAACCCGGTGGCGGGATCTCCATGCCGTCACTGGCGTGTGGGCATCAGTGTTTCTGGTGCTGTTTCTGGTATCCGGTCTACCGTGGTCCTTTGTCTGGGGACATACCCTGCAATCGGTCGAAAACACGGTTGGTCGCCTGACCTCAGTCAAGGACTGGGAAATCGGCGCGGTTCCAGCCGCCACGGTCATTGCCGGGCACCCGGTCGGGCAATCACAGAAGCAGCCTGCAACAGGCAGCATGGATATGCCCGGTATGGATATGCCAACCGTCTCCACCTCTTTTCCTGAAGAGGACTTGGTAAGCAGTCTGGATACTGTTGTACAGACCGCGAGCACTCTCTCCCTGCCCGCTCCGGTCATCATTACGCCATCTGGTTCTATGTGGACTGTACGTTCCGACACGCAAAACCGACCTTTGCGAGAAAGTGTGACGGTAACACCAGATGGCCATGTGCAGGCACATACAACTTTCGCCCAGAAAGGCCTTATCGATCGGATCATTGGCTACGGCGTTGCGGCGCATGAAGGCCAGCTTTTTGGAAAGATGAATCAGGCTATCAATTTTTTAGTGGCAACTGGTTTACTGATGATGAGCAGTGCAGCAACAGTGTTGTGGCTTAAACGTAAACCTGTGGGAACCTTGGGGGTTCCGCCCGCCATGCCTTCTCAGAGATATGGAATTGTCGGTATTATGACCCTTGTCATTCTGGGGCTGCTTCTACCAGAACTGGGGGCCGCATTACTTGTTCTGACTCTCGCAAACCGGATGTTTGCGAGATGA
- a CDS encoding TonB-dependent receptor family protein, producing MIAGAIFSATTTHAAIGAEKPRPSLSKRVLPTPRTKKTPAKNEQILVTGLSRSSALTRPAGQTTYSSDRSNFANQVGQSVADMVVTIPGVSFTQGNGPRDTNVSIRGSGDRQSWGLKNIQVLEDGFPMTQPDGTARADLIDPHAYQGVDVFEGPASTLYGNYAINGAINFRTRKGADIHGLELGSDFGSFGMFNNYATLGFGNRHYDLMIFGSDVRGNGFIANSRYNTSTENVRLRVNLTSADRLILKFVNNVTDAFLPARLSLNQYRANPYQQGCANASSAATGCASVNLLVNGRYGAKVAMSPEEAGLGRFDRRTVVGLRWEHDFNSHTTWRNQFTYDQRHIDQPTSPMAYVGPYNSYNVSSDITNHAQLAGRALETFAGVNFDYLDFGSQTYNIMPLGGATRGAMNSESYGHQWNLGARFQEDWHFAPDWHIVAGLGGTYSDIGATETLYGYSATLNTQRAITANRFYFNLAPEGALIYTPSKDWTLHTRVGTAYGTPSSSNLFITPQGEYGNNTQLKSQTSVGIDLGADWHPSSTISIQATGFYEFYKNELVSQSAGVNTVGSYTFNAPASEHRGVVLGVAWKPLPKMLPGGRVKLSYTYDNQIYTNYTEVLSNSTLSHSFSRKGHYIPGVIPNFLNARFLYDQPDGLLEGLGGYAEVTWRDSYWLDNANRLKAPGYALLNLEIHYDPPARFGWAHRLHWYFEVQNVANQTYIAGATNISDKLQANGQQAGATTLMNSTGSIYAGSPRAYFGGMRIRF from the coding sequence ATGATCGCTGGTGCCATTTTCTCGGCCACCACGACGCACGCTGCCATCGGTGCAGAGAAGCCTCGTCCATCTTTGAGTAAGCGTGTTCTTCCTACGCCCAGAACCAAAAAAACTCCCGCCAAAAACGAACAGATTCTTGTAACGGGATTAAGCCGATCTTCAGCCCTTACTCGACCTGCAGGCCAGACGACTTATAGTTCCGATCGAAGTAATTTCGCGAACCAGGTTGGACAGAGTGTTGCAGACATGGTGGTCACCATTCCCGGTGTCAGCTTCACTCAGGGGAATGGCCCTCGCGATACAAACGTTTCCATTCGTGGGTCGGGAGATCGTCAATCATGGGGACTTAAAAATATTCAGGTGCTGGAAGATGGGTTCCCCATGACCCAGCCTGATGGGACAGCTCGGGCCGACTTGATCGACCCTCATGCCTATCAGGGTGTCGATGTTTTCGAGGGGCCAGCCTCAACCCTGTATGGTAATTATGCCATCAACGGCGCCATCAATTTCCGCACCCGGAAGGGAGCAGATATTCACGGACTGGAACTGGGCTCCGATTTCGGCAGTTTCGGGATGTTCAACAACTATGCCACCCTCGGCTTTGGCAACAGACACTACGATCTGATGATCTTTGGCAGCGATGTGCGTGGAAACGGCTTCATTGCCAATAGTCGTTATAATACCTCGACAGAAAATGTGCGGCTGCGTGTCAATCTGACGTCTGCTGATCGTCTTATCCTGAAATTTGTCAACAACGTCACGGATGCGTTTTTGCCAGCAAGATTGTCACTCAACCAGTATCGGGCCAATCCTTACCAGCAAGGGTGCGCCAATGCGTCCAGCGCAGCAACTGGCTGCGCATCTGTCAATCTGTTGGTCAATGGCCGCTATGGCGCGAAGGTTGCCATGAGCCCTGAAGAGGCAGGGTTGGGGCGCTTTGATCGGCGCACGGTGGTTGGCCTGCGCTGGGAGCATGATTTCAACAGCCACACAACATGGCGAAACCAGTTTACATACGATCAGCGCCATATCGACCAGCCAACGTCCCCTATGGCGTATGTCGGTCCTTATAATTCCTATAATGTAAGCAGCGACATAACCAACCATGCGCAACTTGCGGGCAGAGCGTTGGAAACATTTGCTGGCGTGAATTTTGATTATCTCGATTTTGGTTCACAGACTTACAACATCATGCCCCTGGGCGGTGCAACACGAGGGGCCATGAATTCCGAAAGCTACGGGCACCAGTGGAATCTCGGAGCGCGCTTTCAGGAAGACTGGCATTTTGCACCCGACTGGCACATTGTCGCCGGGCTTGGCGGCACATATTCCGATATTGGCGCAACCGAAACACTCTATGGCTACTCCGCAACGCTCAACACCCAGCGGGCCATCACAGCCAATCGTTTCTATTTCAATCTCGCGCCAGAAGGCGCGTTGATTTATACGCCATCAAAAGACTGGACGCTTCATACCCGTGTTGGCACAGCCTATGGCACCCCATCCTCTTCCAATCTTTTCATTACGCCACAGGGGGAATACGGGAACAATACACAACTGAAAAGCCAGACAAGTGTCGGCATTGATCTGGGCGCTGACTGGCATCCCTCTTCGACGATCAGCATTCAGGCAACAGGTTTTTACGAGTTTTATAAGAACGAACTGGTCAGCCAGTCTGCCGGTGTCAACACCGTTGGTTCCTACACTTTTAACGCACCCGCGTCCGAACATCGTGGTGTTGTTCTGGGTGTGGCGTGGAAGCCGTTGCCCAAAATGCTTCCCGGCGGTCGGGTTAAACTGAGCTACACCTATGATAACCAGATTTATACCAATTATACCGAAGTTCTTTCCAACAGCACGCTCTCACACAGCTTCAGCCGTAAAGGGCATTATATCCCCGGGGTCATTCCCAATTTTCTTAATGCCCGCTTTCTTTATGACCAGCCTGACGGTTTACTGGAAGGGCTGGGCGGATACGCGGAAGTCACGTGGCGTGATTCTTACTGGCTAGATAACGCCAATCGCCTGAAAGCGCCGGGGTATGCGCTGCTTAATCTTGAAATACATTATGATCCCCCCGCCCGGTTTGGCTGGGCACATCGTTTGCACTGGTATTTCGAGGTACAGAACGTCGCCAACCAGACCTATATCGCAGGGGCCACAAACATCAGCGATAAACTGCAAGCCAATGGTCAGCAGGCCGGTGCCACGACACTCATGAACAGCACAGGCTCCATCTATGCAGGTTCGCCCCGTGCGTATTTTGGCGGCATGCGGATCAGGTTTTGA